The Nostoc sp. 'Lobaria pulmonaria (5183) cyanobiont' DNA window GAACGCAACCGCGATAATCTCTTGAATCGTGCTAGAGAATTGCAAGAACAAGCAAAAGCAAAAGCCGATGAACTACGCCAAAGAGTTGAAGACTATCTGCGGAATACTAATAAAGACGAACTCAATCCTGAAGCTATCAAACGCGAGTTTAAAGTTTTACTAGACGATCCCCAAGCCGGAATTAGCCTTTTACGATCGCGCCTATCGCAATTTGACCGCGATACACTAGTACAATTGCTCAGTCAGCGTCAAGATTTGAGCGAAGAACAGGTAAACCAAACTCTCGATCAGCTTGAAGCAGTCCGAGATAGTATTTTACAAGTACCGCAACAAGCGAAAGAACAGTACGAAAAAACTACAAAAGCGATCGCTGAATATCTCCGCAATACTAACTTGGAAGAACTCGATCCAGAAGGTATCAGAGGGGATTTGGAAAAATTACTCGACGATCCCAAAGCCGGAGCCTTAGCACTGCGCGATCGCTTGTCTAATGTCGATCGAGAAACCTTAGTAAAACTCGTGAGTCAACGCGGAGACTTGAGCCAAGAACAGGTTAATCAGATTATCGATCGCGCTCAAGATGCCATTGGTGATATCCTGAGAGCGCCACGACGTTTAGCGAAGCGCACCACTCAACAAGCTTTAGATTTTGAAGCCAATCTCGAAAAATATCTGCGTAATACCAACAAAGAAGAACTCAACCCCGAAGGAATCAAACGCGATTTACAATTGCTGCTGTCTTCTCCCCGTGCTGGAATTGGCAATTTAACCGATCGCGCCTCGAAATTTGACCGTTCGACAATTGTGGCGCTATTATCCCAACGTGAGGATATCTCAGAAGAAGAAGCTAACCGAATTGTGGATCAAATTGATTCTGTTCGCAGCTCGATTGTCGAACAATTCCAGCAGATTCAGCAAAGAGTGCAATCAGTGTTAGATGGAGTTTTTGCCAAAGTTCGCAACTATCTCAACTCCCTGAATCGTTCCGAACTCAACTATGAAGGGATTAAGCAAGACTTTGCGAAAGTGTTTGACGATCCGCAAGCCGGATTTGAAGCATTGCGCGATCGCCTCAGTGAATTCGATCGTGATACCTTAGTTGCTGTATTGAGTTCTCGTGAAGATATTTCCGAGGCGGATGCTAACCGGATAATTAACCAAATAGAAGCGGCGCGGGATGGCGTATTGCAACGAGCCGAACGCATCCAGAAAGAAACTCAAAAACGCTTGAAAGCGATTCAAAAACAAACTCAAAAGCAAGCTGAAGAAACCAAGAAAACCGTTGCAAATGCTGCGTGGTGGATATTTGGGACAGCGATTACTTCTCTTTGCGCCAGTGTGATCGCAGGTGCGATCGCTGTGACTGGGATAACTTTACCTGGGTAAAATATCTTCATCATCAGGAATTTAGAGAAATACAAAGTGGTATTCAGTTTTTATAAATGAATGCCACTTTTTTTTATGAAAACAAGTACTATCGTCTGTACTACCATGACCTTGTTATGCCGATATTTATTAAAAAACCTCTTTGAACAAAGATTTCATATTTCGTTATGGCAAGAGTAATAAAACAGAACGATTGACGGCGGATTTGACAGTAACGATAAGATTAATGGCGGATCTGGCGACGATCGGATTCAAGGTGGAGCTGGCAACGATACGATTAACGGCGTATCTGGCAACGATCGAATTGACGGCGGATCTGGTGACGATCGGATTGATGCCGGATTTAACAAGGATACGATTAACGGCAGTTCTGGCAACGATACGATTAGCGGTGATTTTGGTAACGGTGGTATCCTCACTGGTGTAGGTGGAACTGATGTTCTCACTGGAGGATCGGGTAACGATGTTTTCGATTTCAACTTCGTTTCAGAGAGTCAACCTGGTTTATTGCAGGATGCGATCGCTGATTTTGTTGGGAACGGTATCCTTGCAGGGGATCGAATCGATTTATCTACCATCGACGCCAACTCCATTAAAGAGGGCAACCAAGCCTTCACTTTTATCGGCAGTCGTGCATTCTTTGCAACCAGTCAAATCCGTTATTGAGCAGGTATTCTCCAAGGTAGCACTGATGGGGATCTGTCGGCTGAGTTTGAAATTCGGCTTGCAGGAGCGCCACAACTAGTAGCAAGCGACATTATCCTTTAATTTAATATTATCTGCCTTGAAAATAAGGCAGAATACATAATTTTGATAATTGAATAGTCGCAAATAGAGATAAGTTTAGCTTGCCTCTGTTATAGTTTATAGTTATTAAATTGCGCTGCGTATACATGAGAAAATCAGGTAATACAATTACAACTGTTGCGATGATGCCACTTAATGAAAAAGATGTCAGATAATTTGAGAAGGCAAGTTGTGACGCAAGGGATGTAGCGATCGCACTGGTTAACAAGGCTTTTAAGTTTTTGGCAATTATTTCCTTATACATAACTAGATAAATCACCCAATAAATCTCAAAAAGCAAAATCAACCCTATCTGAACAAAGGTTTACGATTTTGCTTTAACGAGAGGAATAAAATAAGGTTAATTACTCTTTCTTATAGATAGAAAAAATTAGGCTTGAAAGTAATACTATAGTCTTGTGATTATGAATAAAATCAAAATGTTCTAAAATTTATATGTTTCTGTACGAGGAAGTTTACTTGTGTTATGGCAGCCTACTGCAACCAGTAAAGACATAAGGACATCACATCACTCTTGGCATAATTTTGATGCCAACGTCATCAATACATCTAGTGCTTGTCAAATCTTCAAACTTAACAGCAAAGACCTGTTGGAATCAGGTGTGCGTCAGGTTCGTTATTCAGGAGGTATTCTTCAAGGTAACATTGATGGGGACCTGTCGGCTGAGTTTGAGATTGGACTGACAGGAGCACCACCACTACTGGCAAGCGACATCATTCTTTAATCTAATAGACCTCTTGCAAAAGCGCTTCACACCCAACTTCTAAGAGCAAGCGCTTGGGGGTGGGGTTCTTATTTATGATTTACACCTAATGTGAATTACAGCCTGATCCTGGGAGGCTTCACCTCCAGTGACTTTACCATAGGCAGCAGCCCTCTTGAAATACATTTCCAGTCTTAAGACTGGGAACGAATTCAAGTTACACAAATCTTTAGGCTTTTTTTAGGGTCATGGTCTAACAAAGCTTTTAACTTATTGGCAATTATTTGTTATATCTAACTACAAAAACCACTAAACAAATATCAATATGCAAAATTAACCCTATCTGAACAAAGGGTTTCGATTTTATTATGGTGAGAGGATAAAAGAAAGCTAATTATTATTTATCAAGAGAAAATTGTCCTGGAAGATAATGCTATAGTGTTGTTATTCTGAATACAGGAATATTTTATTTAAATCTATATAATTACGTAGGATGAAATCTACTTATTCATTAGTATTTTTCCGATGTAATGACTGAAAACATAAGTTATTAGGACATTAAAGGAGTTTTATTGAAATTTTGATATAAACATCATCAAAAATATCCAGTATTTCTTAAATATTCTCAAATATTCTCAAATATTCAAACTTAATAGTCAAGACCTGTTTCAATCAGATTTGTTTCAAAAATATATTGCTACTTGCAAGCTTTTGACCTTGTTTTGTCGGCATTGCTAAATGAAAGTGTGAAATTCCCAAATTCTATGTTTAAAATTGTTTATTTTATGCTTTTCAAGGAGACCAAATTTATACTCTTAATTCAGCAATGCCGTTTTATAATGGGGAAGTAAAGACGTAATTTTTTTTACTCTAAGTTTAGGAGAAACTCATCAATGGCAACTTCAATATCAATCTCCTCTGGTAGCGGCAGTGTTAGTAGCAGTTCTAGTAGTCATAGCAGTAGTAGCAATAATGGTCAGAGCGATATCATTAACGTTAGTGGTGGCAACAGTACCCTTATAGGTGGTAGTGGCAACAGTCTCCTTAACGGTGGTGGCGGCAACGATAACCTCTTTGGTAATGCTGGCAACGATACTCTTAACGGTGGTGCTGGCAATGATAGCCTGAATGGCGGTACTGGCAAAGATATTCTCACTGCAGGATCGGGTAATGATACTCTCATCGGCGGTGATGGGGATGATGTCCTGACTGGCGGTACTGGCAAAGACATTCTCACTGGAGGATCGGGTAATGATATTTTCAAGTACAACTCAACTTCTGAGAGTCTACTTTCGTCACGTGACTTAATCACTGACTTTCGTGGAAACGGTAGTTTGCCAGGCGATCGAATCGATGTATCTACTATCGATGCCAATTTCACTATTGGGGGCAACCAAGCTTTCACTTTCATTGGGAGTGGCCAATTCTCCGCACCGGGTCAAATCCGTTATTCTGGAGGTGTTCTGCAAGGTAACACTGATGGGAGTCTGTCGGCTAATTTTGAAATTCGGCTTATAGGATCACCACAATTAGTGTCAAGTGACCTCATCCTTTAATTTAATATTCCTGCCTTGAAAATAAGGCAGGAGGCAGAAGGCAGAAGGCACTAGAGAATGAAAATATCTCTTTCCAGTCCTTAGTTCCTAGTCACTATTTTCAAGGCAGATATAATTTGGAAGAAGAACTCTACTGCAAAGCTAGAGTGTCTCCGCTTTGCACCGGAATCAATATCAATATACTGTGCTATAAACGTAGAAAGTCAGAGCTTAAACTTGCAGCAATGACTTTTTTTCATATTTAAATTCGTATTACTATCCTAGTATTTCCGGCACTCTAAATGCCTAATACCATTTCTTTGTGAGGCTGCGCCAAATTTTCTTTCTTCCTTTGTATCCTTCTCTGACGAAACGCTGCGCGAATGCGCCCTTTGCGGTTCGTTCCTTATACAGCAGTTTGTAAGTAAATGAGGTACAAAATGCAAGACTCAACATCAGATAAAATATAGTTTCTA harbors:
- a CDS encoding calcium-binding protein — translated: MQGGAGNDTINGVSGNDRIDGGSGDDRIDAGFNKDTINGSSGNDTISGDFGNGGILTGVGGTDVLTGGSGNDVFDFNFVSESQPGLLQDAIADFVGNGILAGDRIDLSTIDANSIKEGNQAFTFIGSRAFFATSQIRY
- a CDS encoding calcium-binding protein, giving the protein MATSISISSGSGSVSSSSSSHSSSSNNGQSDIINVSGGNSTLIGGSGNSLLNGGGGNDNLFGNAGNDTLNGGAGNDSLNGGTGKDILTAGSGNDTLIGGDGDDVLTGGTGKDILTGGSGNDIFKYNSTSESLLSSRDLITDFRGNGSLPGDRIDVSTIDANFTIGGNQAFTFIGSGQFSAPGQIRYSGGVLQGNTDGSLSANFEIRLIGSPQLVSSDLIL